Proteins encoded within one genomic window of Glycine soja cultivar W05 chromosome 1, ASM419377v2, whole genome shotgun sequence:
- the LOC114414146 gene encoding protein MIZU-KUSSEI 1-like — protein sequence MKTIMAAKSPHDSSFSFSRRYFHWKKKALDESDDEEEILNFSSSSSHFPEEVDDNQEEHYHPHHLTLQMPQHGAISTKKKPYFSKKSKFKSALTVFTTRVPRLGLHHNKNSSSLGTRVVGTLFGHRRGHVHFAFQEDPKLGPAFLIELATPTSVLVREMASGLVRIALECEKKKKGDINYNASSSKVRLLEEPLWRTYCNGRKCGYANRRECGPEVWKILKAVEPISMGAGVLPVCVNGAAGSEEEAAGEVMYMRAKYERVVGSRDSEAFYMMNPDGSGGPELSIYLIRV from the coding sequence ATGAAGACCATAATGGCAGCCAAATCTCCTCATGACTCTTCATTCTCCTTCTCAAGGAGGTACTTCCATTGGAAGAAGAAGGCCTTGGATGAATCTGATGACGAGGAAGAAATCCTCAACTTCTCATCTTCATCCTCACATTTCCCTGAAGAAGTCGATGacaaccaagaggaacactACCACCCCCACCACCTCACACTCCAAATGCCACAACATGGTGCCATCAGCACCAAGAAAAAACCCTACTTCTCCAAGAAGTCCAAGTTCAAGTCCGCCCTCACGGTCTTTACCACGCGTGTGCCGAGGCTGGGACTACACCACAACAAGAACAGTTCCAGTCTCGGCACGCGCGTGGTAGGGACACTCTTCGGCCACCGCCGTGGCCACGTGCACTTCGCCTTCCAGGAGGACCCAAAGCTGGGCCCAGCTTTCCTCATAGAACTCGCGACCCCCACCAGCGTCCTCGTCCGGGAAATGGCTTCGGGGCTGGTGAGAATCGCGCTAGAATgcgagaagaagaaaaagggtgACATTAACTACAACGCCAGCAGCAGCAAAGTGAGGCTGCTTGAGGAGCCACTCTGGAGAACGTACTGCAACGGGAGGAAGTGCGGATACGCGAACAGGCGCGAGTGTGGGCCTGAGGTGTGGAAGATACTGAAGGCGGTGGAGCCCATATCGATGGGGGCTGGGGTGTTGCCGGTGTGCGTGAATGGAGCTGCAGGGTCCGAGGAAGAAGCTGCTGGGGAGGTTATGTATATGAGAGCTAAGTATGAGAGGGTTGTGGGGTCCAGAGACTCTGAGGCGTTTTACATGATGAACCCTGATGGGAGTGGAGGTCCTGAACTCAGCATTTACTTGATCAGAGTTTGA